The Papilio machaon chromosome 3, ilPapMach1.1, whole genome shotgun sequence genome window below encodes:
- the LOC106711468 gene encoding zinc finger protein 431 codes for MEIEINVTPEINERKGNTSICRVCLKTGAAKFKSLFDKLKNLPLFDHIIILTNIEIKLSDGLPDKICSTCYKELETAVNFKEKCENANCIFKKDIQNILKGEEIYPEILVKNEPDEIGQESDDAKYPEDDLFKSEALDISDKNKSTDSTVQCHDCGSFFKSKCKLRVHWKKTHMLNSLICSACKRTFKSYKAYHSHMKIKRSSCTSLQSSMIDIAGIGKDRLFHCKECTYKTKRIKDIQNHIVIHNGDRPYKCDICLKTFTQLSTVQNHKEMVHKKYKVEITCQICGKRVRGRSQVYRHIVSHDKIQCPICKKTMSRLSQKQHMQRHSGSKSYTCEVCALAFYTAAELCNHRRNHNKDKPALKCPLCEYRSNRSDSMKRHKIRHTDVNIPCTICGMFFLTKQKLVLHERIHYEEKKHFCPYCNHSFHSERSVRKHVNLKHKHLVILNKKQTQVLVKDEVPALDPNSPNIIEVETSPMEDLL; via the coding sequence ATGGAAATAGAAATTAACGTAACGCCAGAGATAAATGAAAGAAAGGGAAATACTTCGATTTGTCGGGTATGTTTGAAAACGGGTGCAGCTAAGTTTAAGTcactttttgataaattaaaaaatttgccTCTTTTCGATCATATAAtaattctaacaaacattgaaataaaactaagcgATGGTTTACCAGATAAAATTTGTTCAACGTGTTACAAAGAATTAGAGACGGCTGttaatttcaaagaaaaatgtgaaaatgcgaattgtatttttaaaaaagatatacaaaatatattgaagGGTGAGGAAATATATCCAGAAATTCTAGTTAAGAATGAACCAGATGAAATCGGCCAAGAATCTGATGACGCGAAGTATCCAGAAGATGATTTGTTTAAAAGTGAAGCATTGGACATAtcagacaaaaataaatccaCAGATAGTACAGTCCAGTGCCATGACTGTGGCTCtttctttaaaagtaaatgcAAATTGAGAGTGCACTGGAAAAAAACCCATATGCTAAATTCTTTAATATGCTCTGCATGCAAAAGAACATTTAAGTCCTATAAAGCGTACCACAGtcatatgaaaataaagagGTCAAGTTGCACTTCTTTACAGAGTAGCATGATTGATATTGCCGGTATTGGTAAAGATAGGTTATTCCATTGCAAAGAGTGTACTTATAAAACCAAAAGAATTAAAGATATACAAAACCATATTGTTATTCACAACGGAGACAGACCATATAAATGtgacatttgtttaaaaactttcacACAACTGAGCACTGTACAGAATCACAAGGAAATGGTACACAAGAAATATAAAGTTGAGATCACATGTCAAATTTGTGGAAAGCGTGTTAGAGGTAGATCTCAAGTGTATCGGCACATAGTAAGTCATGATAAAATACAGTGTCCAATCTGCAAAAAAACAATGAGTAGGTTAAGTCAAAAACAACATATGCAACGTCACAGCGGATCAAAGAGTTATACTTGCGAAGTATGTGCTTTAGCGTTCTACACCGCTGCAGAATTGTGCAACCATAGACGTAACCATAATAAAGATAAGCCAGCTCTTAAATGTCCCTTATGTGAATATAGGTCGAATAGATCTGACTCAATGAAGAGACATAAAATTAGACATACAGATGTAAATATACCATGTACTATTTGTGGTATGTTTTTCTTAACAAAGCAAAAGCTTGTTTTACATGAAAGAATACATTATGAAGAgaagaaacatttttgtccGTATTGTAATCATTCATTTCATAGTGAACGTTCGGTTAGAAAACatgttaatttgaaacataaacatcttgttattttgaataaaaagcaAACACAAGTTCTAGTCAAAGATGAAGTTCCCGCACTGGATCCTAATAGTCCTAACATTATTGAGGTTGAAACATCACCAATGGAAGATttgttatag